Below is a window of Fusobacteriaceae bacterium DNA.
GTGCTTTCCTTTGATTTCGGAAATTCCTTCAAATACGGAGAGCCTGTCGTGGAGCTCATCGCGAGGCGATTGCCGCTGACGCTTGAAATATCGCTTGTATCTCTGTTGATGGTATTTCTCGCCTCAGTGCCCCTGTCGTTTTTGCTCTACAAAATCAAAAATAAACACATCCGGAAAATCGGCGATTTTGTTCTGGGCGTGTTTATTTCCATACCCTCCTTCTGGCTCGGCATCATCTCCATGTTTACGCTGGGGGTGATCTTGAGGGTTTTGCGGATCGGTTACGACAGGTCCTTCAAGTCCCTGCTGCTCCCTTGTTTTGTGATCGCCATCCCCAAGATCGGCGTGATCACGAGCCACATCAAGAGCAATCTCGAAAAAGAAATGCGGGAGGAGTACATCAAGTATCTCTTTGTGAACGGTCTTCAAATGAAATGGCTGAACCTTTATATTTTCAAAAACTCCATATTGTCCGTTATTCCGTTGATCGGGATCATGATCATTGACCTCATCACCGGAACAATTATTGTGGAGCAGATTTTTTCGATTCCCGGCATCGGCAGGCTTTTGATCACTTCCGTGGTCAACCGCGATATTCCGCTGATACAGGGTCTGATTTTCTATACGTCGGTGGCGCTCGTGCTCATGAACTTTCTCGTGGACGTGGTTTCGGTCTTGATCGACCCGAGACTGCGGGAGGAGGCGTGATGGAACGGAGAAAAAAGCTTTTGTTCTGGGCTGTGATTTTTCTGGCGATTCTCTTCTGCGCCTGGTTTTACAAGGACCCCTACGCCATGAGTCAGGAGAAAATTCTGGCCAAGCCGTCCCTCGACGGGATACTGGGTTATGACAATCTCGGGCGGGATATTTTCAGCCGTCTTGTGCTGGCCTCTTTTTTCAGTCTCTCGATCAGCTTTGTCTCCGTGGCGGTATCCACGGTGGCGGGGACCATTATCGGAGGTTTGGCGGGCTATTACGGCAAACGGATTGATTCGGTCATCGTGTTTTTCATGGAGGTTTTGATCGCGATTCCCTCGATCCTCATCGCGCTGGGAGTCATCGTCGTCTTGAAAGCGGGCTTCAGCTCCATGATCACGGCCATTTTTCTCATGTATGTGGCCCGCTGCATCAATCTCGTGAGGGGCCTCGTCAAAAAGGAAAAGCACATGGAATACGTCGTGGCTGCCCGTACTTACGGGATTTCTCAACTGCGTATCCTCTTTTACCATATCCTCCCGAATATCACGAAGCCTATTTTAATCAACTTTACGACCGGTTTCGCCGGGGCCATCCTGACCGAGGCGGGTCTCGGCTACCTGGGCTTGGGCATCCAGCCCCCCTATCCGACCTGGGGCAATATGCTGAACCAGTCCCAGTCCTATTTTCTGTCCAACCCGCTCTTTACCATAGCGCCGGGTCTGGCCATCATCTTTACGGTCTATCATATGAACAAGTTGCGAAAAGGCGGGGAGCGGTTCTGATGACGAGAGCAGGCAAGACGGAACTGGATATCCGGAATCTCAACGTTTCCATCGACAACGTCGATCTGTTGAAGCACATTGATCTCAGGATTGACCGGGACGAAGTCGTGGCTCTCGTAGGGGAATCGGGGAGCGGCAAGACATTGACGTCCAAATTTATCTTGGGCATCCTCCCTGAGCGCAGCGTCGTGTCCTTTGACCATTTCTGCAAAACGGAAAAAGTCGGCGCCGTGTTCCAGAATTCTTTTACTTCCCTGAATCCCACGGTCAAAATCGGCTCACAGCTGAAACGCCTGTACCAGTCTCATTTCGGCGATGCCGGCAACTGGAAGCATAAAGTCATCCCGCTTCTGGAAAAGGTGGGCATTCAGCATATCGAAAAATTTCTCAAGAAATATCCCCATGAATCCAGCGGCGGCGAACGGCAGCGGGTGGCCATCGCGGGGGCACTTATTTCAGATCCCGAGCTCCTGATCGCCGACGAGGTGACGACGGCCCTCGACCTCAGGACAAAAATGGAAGTCATCAACCTTTTCAAGAATATCCGGCGGGAAACGGGCGTCACGATCCTTTTCATCACCCACGACCTCTCGTCTATCACCAATTTCGCCGACCGGGTCTATGTGATGTACAAGGGGGAAATCGTCGAAGAAAACACCTGCGAGGAGCTGTTCCGGCATCAAACCCATCCCTATGCCCAGCGGATCATCGGCTTCGCCAACAGCCTCTGGACAAGGGACAGATAGGGAGGATTCCGTGTTTTTGGATGTCAGAAACCTGAGAAAAGATTATATCGTCGAGGACAATTTTACCCGGGAGCGGAAAACGGTCCTGAACGACGTCTCTTTTACCGTGGAACAGGGGGAGATCCTGTCTGTCGTGGGCGAGTCGGGCGCCGGTAAATCCACGATCGGAAGGATATTGCTGAAGATCAGCCGGCCGACGTCGGGAGAGGTGATTTTCATGGGAAAACCCCTCGCCGAGAGCAGTATCGGCGATATCCAGATGATTTTCCAGGATCCCTACAGCTCCCTCAATCC
It encodes the following:
- a CDS encoding ATP-binding cassette domain-containing protein, translating into MTRAGKTELDIRNLNVSIDNVDLLKHIDLRIDRDEVVALVGESGSGKTLTSKFILGILPERSVVSFDHFCKTEKVGAVFQNSFTSLNPTVKIGSQLKRLYQSHFGDAGNWKHKVIPLLEKVGIQHIEKFLKKYPHESSGGERQRVAIAGALISDPELLIADEVTTALDLRTKMEVINLFKNIRRETGVTILFITHDLSSITNFADRVYVMYKGEIVEENTCEELFRHQTHPYAQRIIGFANSLWTRDR
- a CDS encoding ABC transporter permease, which encodes MERRKKLLFWAVIFLAILFCAWFYKDPYAMSQEKILAKPSLDGILGYDNLGRDIFSRLVLASFFSLSISFVSVAVSTVAGTIIGGLAGYYGKRIDSVIVFFMEVLIAIPSILIALGVIVVLKAGFSSMITAIFLMYVARCINLVRGLVKKEKHMEYVVAARTYGISQLRILFYHILPNITKPILINFTTGFAGAILTEAGLGYLGLGIQPPYPTWGNMLNQSQSYFLSNPLFTIAPGLAIIFTVYHMNKLRKGGERF
- a CDS encoding ABC transporter permease — protein: MYYLKRFAKVVFSVLLIGTLSFLLLDLLPGDPAAAILGVDAAPEEVAALRESLGLNKPFFLRYFVWIKGVLSFDFGNSFKYGEPVVELIARRLPLTLEISLVSLLMVFLASVPLSFLLYKIKNKHIRKIGDFVLGVFISIPSFWLGIISMFTLGVILRVLRIGYDRSFKSLLLPCFVIAIPKIGVITSHIKSNLEKEMREEYIKYLFVNGLQMKWLNLYIFKNSILSVIPLIGIMIIDLITGTIIVEQIFSIPGIGRLLITSVVNRDIPLIQGLIFYTSVALVLMNFLVDVVSVLIDPRLREEA